The window GACGGCGCTCCGGCGCCGGCGGTCTCCGCGCCCCCGGCGGCGGAGCGCGCCGAGGCGCGGTTGCGTGTCGGCGACTGGGAAGGCGCGATCGCGATCGCCGAGGACGCGCTTCGCGCCGCGCCGGAGGATGCGGCGCTCTGGCGCATCGCCGGCGAGGCCTACGGGGGCAAGGCGCGCACCGCGTCGGTCCTCGCGCAGATCCGGCTCGCTCGCAAGTGCCGGGCCGCTTTCGAGAAGGCGGTCGCCCTCGCTCCGGAAGACGCCGACGCGCGGATGGATCTCTTCACCTACTACCTCGAGGCGCCCGGGATCGCGGGGGGAGGGGCCGCGCGCGCCCGGGAGGAGGCGGAAGCGATCGCGAGGATCGACGCCGCGCGCGGACACGCGGCGCTCGGCGCGCTGTACGCCCACGAGAAGGACTATTCCCGCGCCGAGGCCGAGTACCGCCTCGTCCTCGAGAGGGAACCGGGGAACGGGGACGCGCGGGCGGGTCTCGGCGAAGTCCTGCTCGCGCGCAGCCAATTCGAAGAGGCGCGCCGGCTCTGGAGCGGACTCGTCGGCGACGCCGAGCTGGGGCCGATCGCGCATTACCAGCTCGGCGAGATCTCGCTCCTCTCCGGGACGGAGCTCGACGAGGGAGTGGAGCACTTTCGCCTGTACCTCGCGAGCCCGCCCCGACCCGAAGCGCCTCCGCCGGCGGACGCAGAGTGTCGGCTCGCCCTCCTCTTCGAAAGGATCGGAAAGAAGGACGAGGCTCGCTCGGCGCTGCGCGAGGCGATTCGCCTCGATCCGGGAAACGCGCAAGCCAGGAGGGAGCTCAAGCGCCTCGGCGGGTGACGGGCGGCCGCGGCCGCTTCCTGCGCCGGGAAACCTTTCGCAGCCTCCTGCGTAGTGGAAAGCAGTGCACGATCAGGCAACGGTGTGTCTCCCCGATTCCCCGGCGGCGCGAAGCGCGGGAATCGGGCTTGCCGCTTCGCTCCTTTTTTTCAATGATTTGTGGAGGTTCTTCATGCGCTTCTC of the Thermoanaerobaculia bacterium genome contains:
- a CDS encoding tetratricopeptide repeat protein, coding for MRSWASSLLLLAAVFAAARPASGDGAPAPAVSAPPAAERAEARLRVGDWEGAIAIAEDALRAAPEDAALWRIAGEAYGGKARTASVLAQIRLARKCRAAFEKAVALAPEDADARMDLFTYYLEAPGIAGGGAARAREEAEAIARIDAARGHAALGALYAHEKDYSRAEAEYRLVLEREPGNGDARAGLGEVLLARSQFEEARRLWSGLVGDAELGPIAHYQLGEISLLSGTELDEGVEHFRLYLASPPRPEAPPPADAECRLALLFERIGKKDEARSALREAIRLDPGNAQARRELKRLGG